A window of Ipomoea triloba cultivar NCNSP0323 chromosome 2, ASM357664v1 contains these coding sequences:
- the LOC116010780 gene encoding metacaspase-1-like → MKEIDPSCEPALQATIPSIVKRPSHYNPPSNYNPERNRYSHSYTHPSYSPPPQQHSYTHPSYSPPPQQHSYTHPSYSPPPQQHSYTHPSYSPPPQQHNRYFHETPPFAQNFTQSIPYERPSCEYHPPVNDEIKILKDKLEMFIQMAKEDTIKLRDEIRSEMKKNLVTLRKEGLSLDEIEAKMLSMSEELMKRMLPMDHPTMETDQQESDKMDKMIDDEEVCVKESTELDTPVLQEVSIPELNTQQWGEIESME, encoded by the coding sequence atgaaggagattgatcctAGTTGTGAACCGGCATTACAGGCCACAATTCCTTCAATTGTTAAACGTCCATCTCATTATAACCCTCCATCAAATTATAATCCTGAGAGAAAtaggtattctcattcttacactcatcctagctattcacccccaccTCAACAACATTCTTACACTCATCctagctattcacccccaccTCAACAACATTCTTACACTCATCctagctattcacccccaccTCAACAACATTCTTACACTCATCctagctattcacccccaccTCAACAACATAATAGATATTTCCACGAAACACCACCTTTTGCTCAAAATTTCACCCAATCCATACCATATGAGAGACCATCTTGTGAGTATCATCCTCCGGTCAATGATGAAATCAAAATCTTGAAAGACAAATTAGAAATGTTCAtccaaatggccaaggaggatactatcAAATTAAGAGATGAAATCAGAagcgaaatgaagaagaatcttgTTACTCTTCGCAAGGAAGGACTTTCACTGGACGAAATTGAGGCTAAGATGCTATCGATGTCGGAAGAGCTCATGAAGAGAATGCTACCAATGGATCACCCGACAATGGAAACCGACCAACAGGAGAGTGACAAGATGGACAAAATGATTGACGATGAAGAGGTGTGTGTAAAAGAATCCACAGAACTTGACACCCCGGTGCTCCAAGAAGTTTCGATTCCTGAGTTGAACACGCAACaatggggagagattgaga